A single genomic interval of Mycobacterium sp. DL592 harbors:
- the lat gene encoding L-lysine 6-transaminase — MTELLSRKVAVSPTSQAPAVEPGNVHAVLARSILADGLDLVLDLDRSRGAHLVDARDGKHYLDMFTFFASSALGMNHPALAGDEQFRAELLQAAINKPSNSDVYTVPMARFVETFARVLGDPALPHLFFVDGGALAVENALKVAFDWKSRHNEARGIDPALGTRVLHLTGAFHGRSGYTLSLTNTDPNKVARFPKFDWPRIDAPYIRPGADMDAVEADVLRQARAAFEAHPNDVACFLAEPIQGEGGDRHFRPQFFAAMRELCDEFDALMIADEVQTGCGITGTAWAYQQLGFTPDVVAFGKKTQVCGVMAGRRVDEVANNVFAVSSRINSTWGGNLVDMVRSRRILEVIEADGLLAHTSRMGAHLLAALDGLAGEFPGVVRDVRGRGLMCAFSLPSTAQRDALLGELWERGVIMLGSGPDSVRFRPALTVTPAELDRAVATIREVLAAAV; from the coding sequence ATGACGGAACTCTTGTCGCGCAAAGTTGCCGTGTCGCCCACTTCCCAAGCCCCTGCAGTCGAGCCCGGCAACGTTCACGCGGTGCTGGCCCGCAGCATCCTGGCAGACGGGCTGGACCTGGTTCTCGACCTCGACCGCTCGAGGGGCGCGCACCTGGTCGACGCCCGCGACGGCAAGCACTACCTGGACATGTTCACGTTCTTCGCGTCCTCGGCGCTGGGCATGAACCATCCGGCGCTGGCCGGCGACGAACAGTTCCGCGCGGAACTCCTCCAGGCCGCGATCAACAAGCCGTCGAACTCCGACGTCTACACCGTCCCGATGGCCCGTTTCGTCGAGACGTTCGCCCGCGTGCTCGGCGACCCTGCGCTGCCGCACCTGTTCTTCGTCGACGGCGGCGCGCTGGCCGTCGAGAACGCGCTCAAGGTCGCGTTCGACTGGAAGAGCCGGCACAACGAGGCCCGCGGCATCGACCCGGCGCTGGGCACCCGGGTGCTGCACCTGACCGGCGCCTTCCACGGCCGCAGCGGCTACACCCTGTCGTTGACCAACACCGACCCCAACAAGGTGGCCCGCTTCCCGAAGTTCGACTGGCCCCGCATCGACGCGCCCTACATCCGGCCCGGCGCCGACATGGATGCCGTGGAAGCCGACGTCCTGCGGCAGGCCCGCGCGGCCTTCGAGGCCCACCCGAACGACGTCGCGTGCTTCCTGGCCGAACCCATCCAGGGGGAGGGGGGCGACCGCCACTTCCGTCCGCAGTTCTTCGCCGCCATGCGCGAGCTGTGCGACGAGTTCGACGCGTTGATGATCGCCGACGAGGTGCAGACCGGCTGCGGAATCACCGGCACCGCATGGGCTTACCAGCAGCTCGGGTTCACCCCCGACGTGGTCGCATTCGGAAAGAAGACTCAGGTGTGCGGGGTGATGGCCGGCCGCCGCGTCGACGAGGTCGCCAACAACGTGTTCGCGGTCAGCTCACGGATCAACTCGACCTGGGGCGGCAACCTGGTCGACATGGTGCGCTCACGGCGAATCCTCGAGGTCATCGAGGCCGACGGACTGCTGGCGCACACGTCGCGGATGGGGGCCCATCTACTAGCGGCTCTGGACGGGCTGGCCGGGGAGTTCCCGGGTGTGGTGCGCGACGTGCGGGGCCGCGGCCTGATGTGCGCGTTCAGCCTGCCGAGCACCGCGCAGCGTGACGCGCTGCTGGGCGAACTGTGGGAGCGGGGCGTGATCATGCTGGGCAGCGGCCCGGATAGTGTCCGCTTCCGGCCCGCGCTCACCGTCACTCCCGCGGAACTCGACCGTGCCGTGGCCACGATCCGAGAGGTCCTGGCCGCCGCGGTCTAG
- a CDS encoding epoxide hydrolase family protein has protein sequence MSDIRPYRIAVADDVLTDLRERLARTRWPERECVDDWSQGIPLEYTRELATYWAQEYDWRAREAALNRFDHFLTEIDGLDIHFIHQRSANPDALPLIITHGWPGSIVEFHKVIEPLSEDFHVVCPSLPGYGFSGKPTRAGWSVEKIADAWATLMARLGYDRYGAQGGDWGSAITAQMGRNGNGCIAIHINMPLGFPSGDSGQEPTPAEAAAYARMSEHVRWGTGYSEEQSTRPQTLGYGLTDSPVGQLAWIVEKFWAWTDCDGHPENVLTRDEMLDNVMLYWATASATSSARLYWESFKNLIDGGPVPVPTGVAAFPKEIVPSPRNWCESRYNITHWTDMPRGGHFAAFEQPELFVADVREFFATVR, from the coding sequence ATGAGCGATATTCGGCCGTACCGCATCGCTGTTGCCGACGACGTCCTGACTGACCTGCGCGAGCGGCTGGCGCGGACCCGATGGCCCGAGCGTGAGTGTGTCGACGACTGGAGCCAGGGCATCCCGTTGGAGTACACCCGCGAGCTGGCGACCTACTGGGCGCAGGAATACGACTGGCGCGCCCGCGAAGCCGCGCTCAATCGTTTCGACCACTTCCTGACCGAAATCGACGGTCTGGATATCCATTTCATTCACCAGCGCAGTGCCAATCCGGATGCGTTGCCGCTGATCATCACCCATGGTTGGCCGGGGTCGATCGTCGAGTTTCACAAGGTGATCGAGCCGCTGTCCGAGGATTTCCACGTGGTGTGCCCGTCGCTGCCCGGCTATGGCTTTTCCGGCAAGCCCACCCGTGCGGGGTGGTCGGTGGAGAAGATCGCCGACGCGTGGGCGACGCTGATGGCCCGGCTCGGCTATGACCGCTATGGCGCGCAGGGCGGTGACTGGGGCTCGGCCATCACTGCGCAGATGGGCCGAAATGGTAATGGCTGCATAGCGATTCACATCAACATGCCGCTGGGATTTCCCTCCGGCGACAGTGGCCAGGAGCCGACCCCGGCAGAGGCCGCCGCCTACGCCCGAATGAGTGAGCACGTTCGTTGGGGCACAGGCTATTCCGAGGAGCAGTCCACGCGCCCACAGACACTGGGCTACGGCCTGACCGACTCCCCGGTCGGACAGCTGGCATGGATCGTGGAGAAGTTCTGGGCGTGGACGGACTGCGACGGCCACCCCGAGAATGTGTTGACCCGTGACGAGATGCTCGACAATGTGATGCTGTACTGGGCCACCGCGTCGGCGACCTCCTCGGCGCGGTTGTACTGGGAGAGCTTCAAGAACCTCATCGACGGCGGTCCGGTGCCGGTGCCGACCGGGGTCGCGGCGTTCCCCAAGGAGATCGTGCCCAGCCCGCGCAACTGGTGCGAGTCGCGCTACAACATCACGCACTGGACCGACATGCCGCGCGGCGGACATTTCGCCGCCTTCGAGCAGCCCGAGCTGTTCGTCGCGGACGTGCGGGAGTTCTTCGCGACGGTGCGCTGA
- a CDS encoding nucleotide disphospho-sugar-binding domain-containing protein codes for MATILAYGAPALGHLLPVSALLRELAMRGHDVHLRTSAAGVGTGQRLGLHAAPVDPRIEAITSPDWTARSVFGVLKMTIDVLCRRAELEVDDLARAIAEVKPDALILDANCWGAISAADAGDIPWAVFSPFTPFLRSRGVPPVGPGMRPWPGPVGVVRDRILRGVVWQVMDRPMLPRLNAVRARVGAPPVRSVDEFLRRAPLMLVVGGEPFEYPHPDWGDRVHLIGACASDTDAEAPDWLAAIDDPIVLVTTSSIRQADSRLGVVALQALADEPVHVVATFPAGVPDDLVIPANATVRQYVPHGPVLDRAVCAVTHGGMGATVRALDRGVPVCVVPFGRDQPEVAMRVEVARCGTRLPAARLTPKRLRAKVSEAMTMTDGARRVADGFAATGGVQRGADLVEQQVLSRSAHPGPAGAPRSS; via the coding sequence ATGGCCACGATTCTGGCGTACGGCGCACCAGCGCTGGGGCATCTGCTGCCGGTGAGCGCGCTGCTGCGCGAACTCGCCATGCGCGGTCACGATGTCCATCTGCGCACGTCGGCCGCCGGCGTCGGCACCGGTCAGCGGCTGGGCCTGCACGCCGCCCCCGTCGATCCGCGCATCGAGGCCATCACCAGCCCGGACTGGACCGCGCGCAGTGTGTTCGGGGTATTGAAGATGACGATCGACGTCCTGTGCCGGCGCGCCGAGCTGGAGGTCGACGACCTGGCCCGGGCGATCGCCGAGGTGAAGCCCGATGCGCTGATCCTGGATGCTAACTGCTGGGGAGCGATATCGGCTGCCGATGCCGGCGACATCCCATGGGCGGTGTTCTCCCCGTTCACCCCGTTCCTGCGATCGCGGGGGGTTCCGCCCGTGGGCCCCGGTATGCGCCCGTGGCCGGGACCGGTGGGTGTGGTCAGGGACCGCATCCTGCGCGGGGTGGTCTGGCAGGTGATGGACCGCCCGATGCTGCCCAGGCTCAACGCGGTGCGGGCCCGGGTGGGGGCGCCGCCGGTGCGCTCGGTCGACGAGTTCCTGCGCCGCGCGCCGTTGATGCTGGTGGTCGGGGGAGAGCCGTTCGAGTACCCGCACCCGGACTGGGGTGACCGGGTGCACCTCATCGGCGCCTGTGCATCCGATACTGACGCCGAGGCGCCGGACTGGCTCGCCGCGATCGACGATCCCATCGTGCTGGTGACCACGTCGTCGATCCGGCAGGCCGACTCCCGCCTGGGTGTGGTCGCCCTTCAGGCGCTGGCCGACGAGCCGGTGCACGTGGTCGCGACCTTCCCGGCCGGGGTGCCTGACGACCTGGTCATTCCGGCGAATGCGACTGTCCGGCAGTATGTTCCACACGGACCGGTACTGGATCGGGCGGTGTGTGCGGTGACCCACGGCGGGATGGGGGCCACCGTGCGCGCGCTGGACCGTGGCGTTCCGGTGTGCGTAGTGCCGTTCGGCCGGGATCAGCCGGAGGTGGCGATGCGCGTCGAGGTGGCCCGCTGCGGCACCCGGTTGCCCGCCGCCAGGCTCACCCCGAAGCGGTTGCGGGCCAAGGTGTCCGAGGCGATGACGATGACCGATGGTGCACGGCGGGTGGCTGACGGATTCGCCGCGACCGGCGGTGTACAGCGCGGCGCAGACCTCGTCGAGCAGCAGGTGCTCAGCCGAAGTGCACACCCTGGGCCAGCGGGAGCTCCGAGGAGTAGTTGA
- a CDS encoding heme-binding protein, translated as MKSATRSLGRAAAVILSTGGVLLGAAGVAAADPPPNCTAADVTAVMTGVSASMTTYLFTHPDVNDFLTGLQGLSKADAKQQTKDYLAANPQVHDEIEAIRQPGKDLRARCGIPLKAEIAGVL; from the coding sequence ATGAAGTCTGCAACTCGTTCGCTTGGCCGCGCCGCCGCAGTAATTCTGAGCACCGGCGGTGTCCTGCTCGGTGCAGCTGGAGTTGCCGCCGCCGATCCCCCACCGAACTGCACGGCCGCCGACGTGACCGCGGTGATGACCGGGGTGTCGGCGTCGATGACGACGTATCTGTTCACTCATCCCGATGTCAACGACTTCCTCACCGGCCTGCAGGGTTTGAGCAAGGCCGATGCCAAACAGCAGACCAAGGATTACCTGGCCGCCAACCCCCAGGTGCACGACGAGATCGAGGCGATCCGCCAGCCCGGCAAGGATCTGCGGGCCCGCTGCGGTATTCCGCTGAAGGCCGAGATCGCAGGCGTTCTCTAA
- a CDS encoding TetR/AcrR family transcriptional regulator has product MSSPPARRRLSPDDRRSELLTLGAEVFGQRPYDEVRIDEIAERAGVSRALMYHYFPDKRAFFAAVVRAESERLFEATSTPANDGQSLFDRLRAGVLAYMRYDAEHPHGAWAAYIGMGRTDPVLRGIDDIDNERQMQRIMAAVTDVVSGDLDSKVERDLRVIVYGWLAFTFELCRQSILDPSVDADRLADSCAHVLLDAIARVPGIPEALSEAVRA; this is encoded by the coding sequence ATGTCCAGCCCGCCCGCCCGGCGCCGCCTGTCACCCGACGACCGGCGCAGCGAGCTGTTGACGCTGGGGGCCGAGGTGTTCGGACAACGGCCCTACGACGAGGTCCGCATCGACGAGATCGCCGAACGGGCGGGTGTGTCGCGGGCCCTGATGTACCACTACTTCCCTGACAAGCGCGCATTCTTCGCCGCGGTCGTCCGCGCCGAGAGCGAGCGGCTGTTCGAAGCCACCAGCACCCCGGCCAACGACGGCCAGAGCCTCTTCGACCGGCTGCGCGCCGGCGTGCTGGCCTATATGCGCTACGACGCCGAACATCCGCACGGCGCCTGGGCGGCCTACATCGGAATGGGCCGCACCGATCCCGTGCTGCGCGGCATCGACGACATCGACAACGAGCGGCAGATGCAGCGGATCATGGCCGCCGTCACCGATGTGGTGTCCGGTGATCTGGACTCCAAGGTGGAACGCGATCTCCGGGTCATCGTCTACGGCTGGCTGGCCTTCACCTTCGAGCTGTGCCGCCAGAGCATCCTGGACCCGTCGGTGGACGCCGATCGGCTGGCCGACTCGTGCGCGCACGTCCTGCTCGACGCGATCGCCCGGGTCCCCGGCATCCCCGAGGCGCTGAGCGAGGCGGTGCGCGCATGA
- a CDS encoding ferredoxin, translated as MRLVVDLNKCQGYAQCVPLAPEVLELVGEEALAYDPNPDDSQRQHVLRAAASCPVQAIIVEIDPPADRDTP; from the coding sequence ATGCGCTTGGTCGTCGATCTGAACAAGTGCCAGGGGTATGCACAGTGCGTGCCACTGGCCCCCGAAGTGCTCGAGCTCGTCGGTGAAGAGGCCCTGGCCTACGACCCGAACCCCGATGATTCACAGCGGCAGCATGTGTTGCGCGCCGCGGCGTCGTGCCCGGTGCAGGCGATCATCGTCGAGATCGACCCACCCGCGGATCGGGACACGCCGTGA
- a CDS encoding Lrp/AsnC family transcriptional regulator, protein MADTAEPAHELDEIDRTLVRELVADGRATLAHLAATTGLSVSAVQSRVRRLEARGVVTGYSARVDPEAFGHMLSAFVAITPLDPSQPDDAPARLEHIAEIEACYSVAGEESYVLFVRVESPRDLETLLQQIRTAANVRTRSTIILNTFYSDRAFLPE, encoded by the coding sequence ATGGCGGACACCGCTGAGCCGGCCCACGAACTCGACGAGATCGACCGCACCCTGGTGCGTGAACTCGTCGCCGACGGTCGCGCCACGCTGGCACACCTGGCCGCGACGACGGGCTTGTCGGTGTCCGCGGTGCAGTCGAGGGTGCGGCGGCTCGAGGCGCGCGGGGTGGTGACCGGGTACAGCGCCCGCGTCGACCCCGAGGCCTTCGGGCACATGCTGTCGGCGTTCGTCGCCATCACCCCTCTCGATCCCTCTCAACCCGATGATGCGCCCGCTCGCCTGGAACACATTGCCGAAATCGAGGCCTGTTACTCGGTGGCCGGCGAGGAGAGCTATGTCCTGTTCGTGCGCGTCGAGTCGCCGCGGGACTTGGAAACGCTGCTGCAGCAGATCCGCACCGCCGCGAACGTGCGCACACGAAGCACGATCATTCTAAACACATTTTACAGTGATCGCGCATTTCTGCCGGAATAG
- a CDS encoding aldehyde dehydrogenase family protein, producing the protein MSTTTATALPTRSDLQDRVRRAFDAIGAHVALAEPGAHGLQASTPLTGDVLFTVTEATTADAEAVIADAAQAFSTWRTTPGPVRGQLVARLGELLREHKADLATLVTIEAGKITSEALGEVQEMIDICEFAVGLSRQLYGRTIASERPGHRLMETWHPLGVVGVITAFNFPVAVWAWNAAVALVCGDTVVWKPSELTPLTAIACQALIERAAADVGAPASVSRLVQGGREVGELLVDDPRVALVSATGSVRMGRQVGPRVAERFGRVLLELGGNNAAVVTPSADLDLAVRGIVFSAAGTAGQRCTTLRRLIVHSSVADALVDRIVAAYRSLPIGDPSASGTLIGPLIHETAYRDMVGALEKARADGGEVIGGERHHIGGDEGEDAFYVAPAVVRMPAQTEIVHNETFAPILYVLTYETLDEAIALNNAVPQGLSSAIFTTDVREAERFLAAEGSDCGIANVNIGTSGAEIGGAFGGEKQTGGGRESGSDSWKAYMRRATNTVNYSSELPLAQGVHFG; encoded by the coding sequence ATGAGCACGACCACCGCCACCGCACTGCCGACCCGTTCCGACCTGCAGGACCGGGTCCGCCGCGCTTTCGACGCCATCGGCGCCCACGTCGCGCTGGCCGAGCCCGGCGCGCACGGTCTTCAGGCGAGCACGCCCCTGACCGGTGACGTCCTGTTCACCGTCACCGAAGCCACCACCGCTGACGCGGAAGCCGTCATCGCCGATGCGGCGCAGGCATTTTCGACCTGGCGCACCACACCGGGCCCGGTGCGCGGCCAGCTGGTGGCGCGCCTCGGCGAGCTGCTGCGCGAGCACAAGGCGGATCTGGCCACCCTGGTGACCATCGAGGCCGGCAAGATCACCTCCGAGGCCCTCGGCGAGGTCCAGGAGATGATCGACATCTGCGAGTTCGCCGTCGGCCTGTCCCGACAGCTCTACGGGCGCACCATCGCCTCCGAGCGGCCCGGCCACCGGCTGATGGAGACCTGGCATCCCCTGGGCGTCGTCGGTGTCATCACGGCGTTCAACTTCCCGGTGGCGGTGTGGGCGTGGAACGCCGCCGTCGCGCTGGTGTGCGGTGACACCGTGGTGTGGAAGCCCTCCGAGCTGACCCCGCTGACGGCCATCGCCTGCCAGGCGCTGATCGAGCGGGCCGCCGCCGACGTGGGCGCTCCAGCCTCGGTCAGCAGGCTGGTCCAAGGCGGCCGCGAGGTCGGCGAACTACTGGTCGACGACCCGCGGGTGGCGCTGGTGTCGGCCACCGGGTCGGTCCGGATGGGACGTCAGGTCGGCCCGCGGGTCGCCGAGCGGTTCGGGCGGGTGCTGCTGGAACTCGGCGGCAACAACGCGGCCGTCGTAACCCCTTCGGCGGACCTGGATCTCGCCGTCCGCGGCATCGTCTTCTCCGCCGCGGGCACGGCGGGTCAGCGCTGCACCACCCTGCGCAGGCTGATCGTGCACTCGTCGGTGGCCGACGCACTGGTGGACCGCATCGTGGCCGCCTACCGCAGCCTGCCGATCGGTGACCCCTCAGCGTCAGGCACCCTGATCGGCCCGCTGATCCACGAGACCGCCTACCGCGACATGGTCGGCGCGCTGGAGAAGGCCCGCGCCGACGGCGGTGAGGTGATCGGCGGCGAGCGCCACCACATCGGCGGCGACGAGGGCGAGGACGCCTTCTACGTGGCGCCGGCGGTGGTACGCATGCCCGCCCAGACCGAGATCGTGCATAACGAGACGTTCGCACCGATCCTGTACGTGCTGACCTACGAGACCCTCGACGAGGCGATCGCCTTGAACAATGCCGTCCCGCAGGGTCTTTCGTCGGCGATCTTCACCACCGACGTGCGGGAGGCGGAGCGCTTCCTGGCCGCCGAGGGCTCGGACTGCGGTATCGCCAATGTCAACATCGGAACTTCGGGCGCCGAGATCGGCGGGGCGTTCGGCGGCGAGAAGCAGACCGGCGGCGGCCGTGAGTCGGGCTCGGACTCCTGGAAGGCCTACATGCGGCGGGCCACCAACACCGTCAACTACTCCTCGGAGCTCCCGCTGGCCCAGGGTGTGCACTTCGGCTGA
- a CDS encoding VOC family protein, which yields MSTPAIPTWQLRARFAAALSAMYGAEVPAYTTLVEVSEAVNRDYVAAHPEAERLGSLQRVTAERHGAIRVGSPAELADVADLFAAFGMRPVGFYDLRDAASPVPVVSTVFRPIESNELAHNPFRVFTSMLATRDARFFDDDLRARIERFLGERQLFDPGLIAQARTIAADGGCGADAGEAFVSRAVASFALSAEPVDRAWYEELTAVSAVAADIAGVSTTHINHLTPRVLDIDDLYRRMTDRGITMIDAIQGPPRWHGPDVLLRQTSFRALAEPRRFREADGTVNEGTLRVRFGEVEARGVALTRKGRERFDAAMGSPDPAAVWGDYFPDNDAEMASQGLAYYHQGDPSAPVVYEDFLPASAAGIFRSNLDTDTEAAAVADRSGYTLDWMAEAIGHHIHDAYDLYNATAQEPPA from the coding sequence ATGAGCACACCGGCGATCCCGACCTGGCAGCTGCGCGCCCGCTTCGCCGCCGCACTGTCGGCGATGTACGGCGCCGAGGTGCCCGCCTACACCACGCTGGTCGAGGTCAGCGAGGCCGTGAACCGTGACTATGTGGCCGCCCATCCCGAAGCCGAACGGCTCGGGTCGTTGCAGCGCGTCACCGCCGAGCGCCACGGCGCCATCCGGGTCGGCAGCCCTGCCGAATTGGCCGACGTCGCAGACCTGTTCGCCGCGTTCGGAATGCGTCCGGTCGGCTTCTACGACCTGCGTGACGCCGCCTCACCGGTGCCCGTGGTGTCCACCGTGTTTCGCCCGATCGAATCGAACGAATTGGCGCACAACCCGTTTCGGGTGTTCACTTCGATGCTGGCCACCCGCGACGCCCGGTTCTTCGACGACGACCTGCGCGCTCGCATCGAGCGGTTCCTGGGCGAACGGCAGCTGTTCGATCCCGGCCTCATCGCCCAGGCCCGCACCATCGCGGCCGACGGCGGCTGCGGCGCGGATGCCGGCGAGGCCTTCGTGTCCCGCGCGGTGGCCTCGTTCGCGTTGTCCGCCGAGCCCGTCGACCGGGCGTGGTACGAGGAGCTCACCGCCGTGTCGGCGGTGGCCGCCGACATCGCCGGGGTGAGCACCACCCACATCAACCACCTGACACCGCGCGTCCTGGACATCGATGACCTATACCGCCGGATGACCGACCGCGGAATCACGATGATCGACGCCATCCAGGGGCCGCCGCGCTGGCATGGGCCCGATGTCCTGTTGCGCCAGACCTCTTTTCGCGCGCTCGCCGAGCCCCGCCGATTCCGCGAGGCCGACGGCACGGTGAACGAAGGGACGCTGCGGGTGCGTTTCGGCGAGGTCGAAGCACGCGGGGTGGCGCTGACCCGCAAGGGCCGCGAACGATTCGACGCCGCGATGGGCTCGCCCGACCCGGCCGCGGTCTGGGGTGACTACTTCCCCGACAACGACGCCGAGATGGCATCGCAGGGATTGGCGTACTACCACCAGGGCGACCCGTCGGCGCCGGTGGTCTACGAAGACTTCCTGCCCGCCTCGGCGGCCGGCATCTTCCGGTCCAACCTCGACACCGACACCGAAGCCGCGGCGGTCGCCGACCGCTCCGGATACACCCTCGACTGGATGGCCGAAGCCATCGGCCATCACATCCACGACGCCTACGATCTGTACAACGCGACAGCCCAGGAGCCGCCAGCATGA